In Glycine max cultivar Williams 82 chromosome 7, Glycine_max_v4.0, whole genome shotgun sequence, a single window of DNA contains:
- the LOC100817587 gene encoding uncharacterized protein has translation MASSRDKEPAPPHHHPPLLSSLVVRPSHTDAAAAAGGGRAADFEPGELHRDPPPPYSRSDRYPDEPGYRIRAGSSSPVHRRDADRRFASDYNNLSRSRGYGGGRDPGRYRDPSPPYGRGRVGGRPMGSGLARGEGNNRNNPNVRPREGDWICPDPLCNNLNFARRDHCNSCNRSRNAPARSPRRSFPAPPPLHAPPRRFPGPLIDRSPERTLNGYRSPRGLARDGPREYGSAALPPLRHEGRFPDPHVRRERMDFIEDAYRGRNKFDRPPPLDWDNRDRGRDGFSDERKGFERRPLSPPVPFLPSLPHHRGGRWARDVRERSRSPIRGGPPPKEYRRDTFMHRARDDRHDRHGMGRDRIGGMY, from the exons ATGGCTTCGTCCAGGGACAAGGAACCAGCGCCGCCACATCATCACCCACCTCTTCTGAGCAGCCTCGTCGTCCGCCCCTCCCATACGGATGCCGCCGCAGCCGCCGGTGGTGGTCGGGCCGCCGATTTCGAGCCCGGCGAACTCCACCGCGATCCTCCTCCCCCTTATTCCCGCTCCGATCGATATCCCGATGAACCTG GATATAGAATTCGTGCAGGTTCCTCATCTCCAGTTCACCGAAGAGATGCAGATCGCCGTTTTGCTTCTGATTATAATAACTTGTCACGAAGCCGTGGTTATGGTGGTGGGAGAGATCCAGGAAGATATCGAGACCCTTCACCTCCGTATGGACGAGGTAGAGTAGGGGGCAGGCCAATGGGTAGTGGACTTGCTAGAGGGGAAGGCAACAATAGAAATAATCCCAATGTGCGTCCTAGGGAGGGAGATTGGATTTGTCCTGATCCCTT GTGTAATAATCTTAACTTTGCTAGGCGGGACCATTGTAACAGCTGTAATAGGTCTCGTAATGCACCTGCTAGAAGTCCTCGGAGGTCTTTTCCTGCACCTCCACCACTTCATGCTCCTCCTAGACGCTTTCCTGGACCTCTGATTGATCGCTCTCCTGAAAGGACTTTGAATGGCTATAGATCTCCTCGTGGGTTGGCAAGAGATGGCCCTAGAGAGTATGGATCTGCTGCTCTGCCGCCACTCAGGCATGAAGGCAGGTTTCCAGATCCCCATGTACGTAGAGAGCGTATGGATTTCATAGAAGATGCTTACAGGGGGAGAAACAAGTTTGATAGACCACCCCCACTGGACTGGGATAATAGAGATCGTGGAAGAGATGGCTTCTCTGATGAAAGGAAAGGATTTGAAAGGAGGCCACTGTCACCCCCTGTGCCTTTTTTGCCATCACTTCCTCACCATCGAGGTGGTCGGTGGGCTCGTGATGTTAGAGAGAGAAGCCGCTCTCCAATAAGAGGTGGCCCACCACCAAAAGAATATCGTCGGGATACGTTCATGCATCGTGCAAGAGATGATAGGCATGATAGGCATGGAATGGGACGAGATAGAATTGGAGGAATGTATTAG